A window of the Hordeum vulgare subsp. vulgare chromosome 5H, MorexV3_pseudomolecules_assembly, whole genome shotgun sequence genome harbors these coding sequences:
- the LOC123451898 gene encoding SRSF protein kinase 1-like yields the protein MAAFGGNGCCYSSGSEDEEEEEEGAEGYRKGGYHAARPGDRFAGGRFVAQRKLGWGNFSTVWLAYDTLLSRFVALKIQKSARDYAHAALHEIELLSAAAKGDPTNSKCVIQLLDHFKHAGPNGKHICLVTEFLGDSLLRLIRYNRNKGIGLSRVREVCRSVLTGLDYMHRELGIIHTDLKPENVLLVSTINPSKDPVRSRLTPILKRPEGNQYRATSMSFSEKMLKTRARRAVAKILQRRVSLGGFTADMVKERSLDGISMKCKIVDFGNACWADQQGDGVIQTRQYRAPEVIIGSGYSYSADMWSFACMAFELATGDMLFAPNTCQGCSEDEDHLALMMETLGKMPKKIAISGARSKDYFNRYGDLKRVQRLRFWPLERVLVERYGFTEPDAKGLADFLRPILDFDPENRPTAAECLKHAWLN from the exons ATGGCGGCGTTCGGCGGCAACGGGTGCTGCTACTCGTCGGggtcggaggacgaggaggaggaggaggagggcgcggaggGGTACCGGAAGGGCGGGTACCACGCGGCCCGCCCCGGGGACCGCTTCGCCGGCGGCAGGTTCGTCGCGCAGCGCAAGCTCGGCTGGGGCAACTTCTCCACCGTCTGGCTCGCCTACGACACCCTCCTCAGC AGATTCGTGGCGCTCAAGATCCAGAAGAGCGCCAGGGACTACGCGCACGCCGCGCTCCACGAGATCGAGCTGCTGTCCGCGGCGGCCAAGGGCGACCCCACGAATTCCAAGTGCGTCATCCAGCTGCTGGACCATTTCAAGCACGCCGGCCCGAACGGCAAGCACATTTGCCTGGTCACCGAGTTCCTCGGCGACAGCCTGCTGCGGCTCATACGGTACAACCGGAACAAGGGCATCGGGCTGAGCAGGGTGAGGGAGGTTTGCCGGTCGGTGCTGACCGGCCTCGATTACATGCACAGAGAGCTCGGCATTATCCACACCGATTTGAAGCCGGAGAATGTCCTCCTAGTGTCGACGATAAACCCGTCCAAGGACCCCGTGCGCTCGAGGCTCACCCCTATTCTCAAGAGGCCAGAGGGGAACCAGTACCGTGCGACATCGATGAGTTTCAGCGAGAAGATGCTCAAGACGCGGGCAAGGCGCGCCGTGGCGAAGATTCTGCAGAGGCGTGTGTCGCTTGGTGGGTTTACGGCAGACATGGTTAAGGAGAGAAGCCTGGATGGCATTAGCATGAAGTGCAAGATTGTAGATTTTGGGAATGCCTGCTGGGCTGATCAGCAGGGTGATGGTGTGATACAGACAAGGCAATATAGGGCACCTGAGGTTATCATCGGTTCTGGGTATTCTTATTCTGCTGATATGTGGTCGTTCGCTTGTATGGCGTTTGAGCTTGCCACCGGTGACATGTTGTTTGCTCCCAACACTTGCCAAGGTTGCAGTGAAGATGAG GATCATCTGGCTCTGATGATGGAAACCCTTGGAAAGATGCCTAAGAAG ATTGCCATCTCGGGCGCCCGTTCCAAGGATTACTTCAACCGGTACGGGGACCTGAAGAGGGTCCAAAGGCTCAGGTTCTGGCCCCTAGAGCGCGTGCTAGTCGAGAGGTACGGCTTCACCGAGCCGGACGCCAAAGGGCTCGCCGACTTCCTCCGCCCGATTCTCGATTTTGATCCGGAGAACAGGCCGACCGCCGCCGAGTGCCTGAAGCACGCGTGGCTCAACTGA